Sequence from the Helicobacter pylori genome:
TTGGCAAACATCCCGCACATTGTCCCATTGCCGCTTATCCCTTGCCAATAATCCCTACCACCATTCTGGAAGTTTGGGCATGCCTCATTTAGGGTAGTGATAATGATGCTCGCTTGTTTTAAAAGCTCTTGAGCGTTATTTTCTGTGTTGATACTTTCTGAGGTGCTTGTTTGTGTTCCTCCATTCCACGAGGTTGAAATAGCTTTCCCATGACTCCATGAGTATACTAATTTTTCATTTGGTGTGGCATTCGTTCTTTTGTCTCCATTGATAGTGAAATCAAGTTTTGTAGTGGTGTTGCTTAAAACGGGGACCCCATCTCCATTAGATCCATTGGCTGTCAAAGCCTTTTGAATGATTTGATAGGCTTGATTGATTTTCGCATAATTTTCAGTGGATATAGGCCCGCCATGTCCTGGCTGGTAATACGAATTGCAAGTGATGGTTGTCGTATTTTGTCCTGGCACATTATTAAAAGTTTGAATCCCTCCATTCGCGCTCTCGTTACTGCCAGGACCACAAGCAGTAAAAGCGTAGCTTGTAACTTGCCACAACCCCACCGCCGCATTCAACGCTAAAAGCACGGCTTGATAAGCGGGGGAGTTGGTTTTGACATCCAGCAAATTCCTACTACTTGAGCCTAAATTATCCCTTACTTCGTTAATCGCGCTCGGGCTAGAGGATAATTGGATAAGGTTGTTTAAGGTGCTGTATTTAGTTAAAAGGTTGTTCAATTTTTCGTAGTTTTCTGAAAGCTGTTGAATGCCTTTGGTGTTTTTCACCATTTGAGCGGCTTCACCGATCTGATAGCCAACGCTTGTGTAAAAGCCGTCGTCTTCAGCGCTCAAAGTGGAAACTAAAAGCGAGCCTAAAGCTAATGAAAGGATGTGTTTTTTCATGTTTTCTCCTTTTTAGATTGAATTTGATATTAGGGATTTCATACATTCATTGGACATTTGGAATGTATTTGTAGCATTATAGCATAAAAGCGTTTTTTTTTTTTTTGTCATTTTCTTAAAAATTTTGT
This genomic interval carries:
- a CDS encoding SabA family sialic acid-binding adhesin, translated to MKKHILSLALGSLLVSTLSAEDDGFYTSVGYQIGEAAQMVKNTKGIQQLSENYEKLNNLLTKYSTLNNLIQLSSSPSAINEVRDNLGSSSRNLLDVKTNSPAYQAVLLALNAAVGLWQVTSYAFTACGPGSNESANGGIQTFNNVPGQNTTTITCNSYYQPGHGGPISTENYAKINQAYQIIQKALTANGSNGDGVPVLSNTTTKLDFTINGDKRTNATPNEKLVYSWSHGKAISTSWNGGTQTSTSESINTENNAQELLKQASIIITTLNEACPNFQNGGRDYWQGISGNGTMCGMFANEISAIQGMIANAQEAVAQAKIVSENAQNQSSLDTTKPFNPYTNASFAQSMLANAQAQAEILNRVEQVVKNFEKIPTAFVNDSLGVCYEIQGGERRGTNPGQTTSNTWGAGCAYVKETITNLNNSIAHFGTQEQQIEQAENIADTLVHFKSRYSELGNTYNSITTALSKVPNAQSLQNVVSKKNNPYSPQGIETNYYLNPNSYNQI